The Mangrovivirga cuniculi genomic sequence CTAAAACAAAAATCACCATCACAATACTAAATGCATAAATGGTCGCCCTTTTATTTTCTTCAGGAGATAAATGTTTGCCTCCTTTTGAAAAAGGATTAGGTGGTCTGAAAGTGTTTTTTGACCTTCTTCTATAGTTTCTGGTTACATTGGTTCGATAAGTCCTGACCTGCTCTTCATACCGCTGATATTTCAGCTTGTCATCATATATCTTTTTTGATTGCGGGTCGGATAATATTTGATAGGCATTCAGAATATCTTTAAATAGCGCTTCGGCACGAGGGTTATTTGGATTTACATCAGGGTGGTATTTTTTGGCCAGTCGTTTATAAGCAGACTTTATCTCATGCATGTCTGCGCTCTCAGAAATTGATAGTATGGAGTATAAAGTCTGCATTGTCAATAAAACGCTAAATCCCCCTGTCTCCTTATATAAAAATATAAAAACCCGGTCAAAGAGCCGGGTTTATTTTCGGTTAAATTAAAGAACCTTTAAAAATTACAAATCAATGATCTTAAACTCTACGCGGCGGTTTTCCTGCTTTCCTTCCTCTGTAAAGTTATCCGCAACAGGCTTTGATTCACCATATCCTACTGCCTCAATTCTATCTTCAGAGATACCTTTTCCAATCAAATATGTTCGTACAGAATTGGCTCTTCTATCACTCAGTTTCTTATTATAAGCATCTGATCCATCGCCATCGGTATGTCCTCCAAGCTCAACTCTCATCCCCGGATTTTCTTCAAATATTTCAATCAATCTATCCAGTTCAAATCTGGACTCGTCTCTTAAAGTCGCCTTATCGTAGTCAAAAAAGATATTATTCAGTCTCAAGATACTTCCCACCTGTATTGGAACAAGATATATATCCTGAACTATCTCTTCATTAGGTCGATACTCCTTTGTATCAATATTAAATGAAGCAGGTAAATATCCTTTAGCTTTTGCATAAAATGCATACTTACCGCCTATATCTACTTGCTTTTCATAATCACCCAGACCTTCTTCAGTTATCATCGAACCTATCGATCTTCCTGTTTTAAGATCCTCAAAAGTGACTTCAGCTGATATTGGTGTTAAAGTATTTTCATCTATCGTTTTACCGACAATCATCATCTTATTACAAAATGACTTTTCTTCTGCCCAAAGAGCATCAATTTCAGCAAAACTCAGACTACGCCTCCATATTTTTATTTCATCGATATATCCTTCGTAAGGCCTGTCCTGACCAACTATTTGCCTTCCTAATTTGAAAGTCACATCAGAAACTCCGTTGTATCCATCGCCATGTTGTCGATCGATCCGATCCATCTCCCCGTCGACAAAGACTCCCATTTTTCCTGATTTATTCCATACCAATATTACATGACGCCAGTCTTCAATACCATATCTCGTTCTTCCGTACACCCCTGTTTCGTAGTTAACTCCGTCAGCAACGGTAAAGGAAATTAGATTTTCAATATTAAAAAATGCAGCAAACTGATCACGGTGCTTATCAAAAGCCCATTTACCAAGAATAAGACCAAAGTCTTCACTATAAAGCCTTGTTGGCCTGAACCAAAAAGAAATTGTCATACCACTGCGGCTTCCATTCAATACCTGGTATTTATCATCATACTCAATGTAATCGTCAATACCGTCGAAAAAATATGCATTACTGCCACATCGGCATGATTCTTCTAATTTTGCTCCATTAACTGTACCGGTTATTTCATTTCCGGTTACATCATCGGGCCCTTCATTCAATGGAAAATGAGCAATCAGTCCCCTTTCAAGATTGATTTGCTGAGTTTCCTGGGCGAAAATTGATTGAGCAACACATAAAAAGCATAGTAAAAAAAAGAATACTGTCCTTGCCATAGCACTTCAAAAGCTAAATATTCTAAAAAAATGAAATCAAATATAGTACAAATTATTAGCCCGGAATATTTAAAATAACCCAAAACCATACTTGCATCGACATTTTCACCTCATTGATCGAATATTTTCATCAACTGGTAATAGTGGAGAAATCACCGGTATATTAAAAATCAATTTAATTCTATATATTAGTTGACATAAAAAAGGAGGAATAATGATATTTAGCAATGAAAAGCAACTTCGTATTTTAATCGAAATTGCAAAATCTGATGGGGAATTACACCCGGATGAATTATCCTTGATTCTAAGGATAGCTGAAGGAAATGGAATCGATCATGATACAGTGAAAAACTATATTGCTGAGCCTAAACCATCGGGAAAGCTTGAAGCCCTTACTTTTGATCAAAAGTTCGAATATCTATATAACATTATCCTGCTGATGAAAGCAGATAGACGGATTACCTTCAAGGAAATAAAACATTGTCAGAATATCGCTAAAAAGCTAGGGTTTAATCCAACTGTCGTTAGTGAATTATCAGCGCACGTATATAGTGATCCATCAATCTCTGCTGATATCAATATGCTCCATAATAAAGCGAAAAAATACCTGGTAAATAAGGCTTAAGGAATATCCTGACCAAGTGACGCTGAATAAACATCAAACCATTCCTCATTCGATAAATCGATTTGAAATGCTTTCAAGGCATTTCTAAGTCTTGAACCTTTACCTGTACCAAGTACCGGAAGAATACCTGAAGGATGCTTCAAATGCCAGGCTAAAATTATTACATCTATCCCCACTTTATACTTCTCAGCGATCTTTGTAA encodes the following:
- a CDS encoding OmpA family protein, producing the protein MARTVFFFLLCFLCVAQSIFAQETQQINLERGLIAHFPLNEGPDDVTGNEITGTVNGAKLEESCRCGSNAYFFDGIDDYIEYDDKYQVLNGSRSGMTISFWFRPTRLYSEDFGLILGKWAFDKHRDQFAAFFNIENLISFTVADGVNYETGVYGRTRYGIEDWRHVILVWNKSGKMGVFVDGEMDRIDRQHGDGYNGVSDVTFKLGRQIVGQDRPYEGYIDEIKIWRRSLSFAEIDALWAEEKSFCNKMMIVGKTIDENTLTPISAEVTFEDLKTGRSIGSMITEEGLGDYEKQVDIGGKYAFYAKAKGYLPASFNIDTKEYRPNEEIVQDIYLVPIQVGSILRLNNIFFDYDKATLRDESRFELDRLIEIFEENPGMRVELGGHTDGDGSDAYNKKLSDRRANSVRTYLIGKGISEDRIEAVGYGESKPVADNFTEEGKQENRRVEFKIIDL
- a CDS encoding tellurite resistance TerB family protein — translated: MIFSNEKQLRILIEIAKSDGELHPDELSLILRIAEGNGIDHDTVKNYIAEPKPSGKLEALTFDQKFEYLYNIILLMKADRRITFKEIKHCQNIAKKLGFNPTVVSELSAHVYSDPSISADINMLHNKAKKYLVNKA